One part of the Diadema setosum chromosome 6, eeDiaSeto1, whole genome shotgun sequence genome encodes these proteins:
- the LOC140230106 gene encoding uncharacterized protein gives MKPYGRRNLDQQQKIFNYRLSRARRVVENAFGILALRFQCFLGQMRQEPDTVRLLVEAAIMLHNLIRKRYQALDVRMLDQEDAQHNLIPGAWRTAAITVKKSCDAVMLS, from the exons ATGAAACCCTATGGCCGTCGTAACCTTGACCAACAGCAGAAGATCTTCAACTACAGGCTGTCTAGGGCAAGGCGTGTTGTTGAAAACGCCTTTGGTATTCTGGCCTTGCGGTTCCAGTGCTTCCTTGGCCAGATGAGACAGGAACCAGACACAGTCCGCCTGCTCGTTGAAGCTGCCATCATGCTGCACAACCTCATCAGGAAGCGCTATCAGGCGCTGGACGTCCGCATGTTGGACCAGGAGGATGCCCAGCACAACCTCATCCCTGGAGCTTGGAGAACTGCCGCCATCAC TGTGAAAAAGTCCTGCGATGCAGTCATGCTTTCATAG